The genomic DNA TCGGGTAATGACGTCAATAGTATCCAAGGAGCGCGACAGATGAAGATTTTTCTGGATTCCGCAAACCTCAAGGAAATCCGAGAGGCCAAAAGCTGGGGCGCGATCGACGGGGTCACGACCAACCCGAGCCTCGTGGCGAAAGAGCGGCGCGAGTTTTTCCCGCTGCTGAAGGAGATCTGTCAGGTCGCGGATGGCCCGGTCAGCATGGAGACCATTGCCACCGATGCCGCCGGCATGGTGGAGGAAGGCCGGATGTTTGCGAAGTTGCATCCGCACATCGTGGTGAAGTGCCCGTTGACCAAAGACGGGTTAAAGGCGACGCGCCAGCTCGCCGCGGAGAGCATCCGCGTGAACGTCACCCTCTGCTTTTCTGCGAGCCAGGCCCTGCTGGCGGCGAAAGCCGGGGCCACCTATATCTCGCCGTTCGTCGGCCGGCTCGATGACATCAGCAGTGATGGGATGCAGCTGATCCGCGACATCAAAACGATCTACGCCAACTACCCGTTTTCCACCCAGATCCTGGTCGCGAGCATCCGCCATCCGCTGCACGTGGTGGAGGCGGCGACGATCGGCGCTGATGTGGCGACGATGCCGTTTGCCGTGCTCGAGGCGCTCGTGAAGCACCCGCTGACCGACGCAGGATTGGCGCGGTTTCTCAAGGATTGGGAGCAGCTTCCTCCTGAGGCGAAATCGTGGAAGGCCATCGCGCGTTGAAACACGCCTTCACGTGTTTTCTGACCGTCTGCGTCATCACCGCCTCCTGGCCGCTGCGGCTGGCCGCGGATGACGAACAGCACCGCTGGGCGCAGACGTTGTCCGCCCTCAAGCGCGGCGAGTATTCGCAAGCCCTTGATGCCGCCGAGCGCGCCGCATCCTTGCACCCCAACGATCCCTGGGCCCCGCTGTATACGCAGCTTGCAGAACAGCGCCTTCAAACCCCCGCTGGCTTTGCGCAGCTCACCCCGCAGCAATTGGCCGCCTTAAAGGGCAGACTGGCCGAGGAAGAGCGGCAGCAGCGGCGCGCGGGATCCGCGCTGCGCGCGATGGAGCGGCAGATCACGCGCGAGCAGTCACGATGGGATCGAGCGCTGGCGCACGAGCAGCAGCAGGCCGAGCGCGTGGCCAAGCAGCATGAGCGGCAGCTCAAGCGCGAAGCCCGCAAGCAGGTCACCGCGAAGCGCGCAGAAGCGACACCCACCGTGCCGGCCGTCATCGCGGAGCGCGCTGAGGAGCCCTCAGCGCCTGCTCCAGCGCCCGCGGAGATCGCCGCGCTGGCACCGGCGGAGCGCGCCCCATCGGTAGAATTATCACCGGTGTTTGTGGGCTCGCCTCTGCCGCCGCCATCCGGCGACGCGCAGGCCACCATACCGAGCCTGCGGGGGCGGCCGACTCCGCCGAGCGGGGCGGTGCAGATCAACGCGCGGCAGATGCATATGTCCCCGGATCAAAAGGTTGCCGTGGCCGACGGCGATGTGGAGGTGGTCTACGAGGATACATTGCTGACGGCCGATCACCTGACCCTGTTTACCGACACGAAGGACGTCTATGCCGAGGGCCGCATTCGCCTTGAGCAGGGCGCGCAGGTGTTCCGCGGCGACGCCGCCCAGTACAACTTCGTGACGCATAAGGGGCGGTTCCTCCAAGGGACCGTCTCCTCGCCGCCCTGGCATCAGCATGGCCGAACCGTGGAGCATGTCGCCGAGGGTGTCTATGAAGTGACCCCGGGGTACCTGACCTCCTGCGACATGGAGCCGCCGCATTTCAAATTTTCCGGGCGGCGGGCCATCGTGTTCGCCGAGGATCGGCTGGCCCGGGCCAGCAGCGCGGCCCTGTTCGTTGAGCAAGTCCCCGTGTTCTATCTGCCCTGGATGGTGTTTTCAGAGCTGCAATCGCCCTTTTACGTGATTCCAGGGA from Candidatus Omnitrophota bacterium includes the following:
- the fsa gene encoding fructose-6-phosphate aldolase, whose translation is MKIFLDSANLKEIREAKSWGAIDGVTTNPSLVAKERREFFPLLKEICQVADGPVSMETIATDAAGMVEEGRMFAKLHPHIVVKCPLTKDGLKATRQLAAESIRVNVTLCFSASQALLAAKAGATYISPFVGRLDDISSDGMQLIRDIKTIYANYPFSTQILVASIRHPLHVVEAATIGADVATMPFAVLEALVKHPLTDAGLARFLKDWEQLPPEAKSWKAIAR